GCCTGACACGCCGCGCGACCGTGATCTTCGCTTTTGGATCAGCTACGAGGCGGGATGTGTGTTTGCAGCACTGCGGCACAACGGCACGCTGGCCCAGTGCGAGGCGGTGGTGTGTCTGGTGCCACCGGCATGGGGCGCACCGGCCCGCGAGCAGTTCGGCGAGAAGCGGGTGGTGGTCATCGGTGAGCCGTTCAGCGTGGAGACTGCCCGCCGTCTCGCCCGCAGCCTCTCGACCTACCGCCGCACGCCGGTTGAGTCGTCGCCGCGCAGCTTGCCCAGCAAGGCCTCGGTGGCGTCGATGGCAGCGACCTCGGCCGGTGTGAAAACTTCTTCACGCGGCAAGTCCTCGGGCCACTCCACCCGCTCGGCTTCGCTCTCCCAGCGCGTGGCCAGCTCGCACAGCATCTTGGGGTAATGCTGGATCAGCTCGGCCCCCGGCCCGGCGATCTGGCAACCGTCGATGACCTGCTGCAAGCTCGATGCGGTCAGCCGCAGGTCGTCGATCAGCGCCGCGATCCTGCGCGGCGTGCTCACTTGGTGCCCTTCCCTGCGCCCATCTCCCCCGGCCGCTCGGCCAAGACCTTGACCAGCTCGGCGCGCTGCCCCTCAATGGCCTCGACCTGACCGCGCAAGCGGGCAGCTTCTTCGCGGGCCTCTGCCGCCTGATCGCGGGCCTGTGAGAGTTCCTCACGGGCGTGGGTCAGTTCCGTGCCAGATGCTGACAAACGCTCACGCAACTGGGCCAGCTCGACCGCCTGCGTCTGCGCTTGAGCCTGCGACTCGGCGAGCTTCGCCTTCAAGGCCTCGACCTCAGCCAGCGCGTCATCACGCTCAGCCTTGAAGCTATCAGCTTCGTCAGTGGCTGCATCCACCTCGATGGCGGCGGCTCGTTGGGCTACTGCAATCTTGCGCTGAGCGTCCTCATCGACGCGGGCATACAACCCCGCGCCAAGCGTCGCAAGCTGCTCTGTCAACGATTTGGTGACTTGAGCCAGCGCGTCAGCAATCTCTACCGGCAGCTCAACGACCGGCTGAACCTTGGCCAAGTGGTCATCCCAAACTTGCTTGAGCCGCGTCGGGTTGCCGCCGCCGACCTTCTGCCGGAGCGCGAACCCGGTGACGTTCCGCCCCGCCGCTTGGAGGGCTTGACCGGCTTCGATGATGGCTTCTGCTGGAAATTCGGCTGGACGCATGGTGTCTCCCCCTTAGTCAGAACTCGTAGACCAGTTCGCTGCCCTCTTCTTGGCGCAAGAGGTTGCCGGTACGAACAGCCGTCACAAAGCCTGTCACCGAGCGCACACCGTTGACGGCAGCACCAAGCACACGCTCCAAGACTTGCTCAATCGACAGCGGGCACTGGATGTCCACCTTCCGACCGGCTTCATCAAAGCCTTTGAGACGCACCTTCCCCTCGTCCAACGAGATGACCAAACGCTCCTCGTTAGCACCCTCGCGCGGCGAGGCGTAGCTTCGAGTAATAAGCAAGCCGCTTGCGCCGACCTCCGCATGACCAATGTGGCCATGCCAGTTCGGTGGGGTTCGGTCGTCGTAGTTCAGCACCTCGGCGATCTGCACCGCCAGCGTCATCTTGGAAAAGTCCATGTCTTCGATCTCCACTGTGGCGCTCGGGGCCAATCCCCTCACCAGCCATGCCAGCATTATAGCACAACAAACAAAGAAACAAACAAACTAATTAACAAATAAAAGAGGATTTTTTGAGGTGTGCGACGGCTGGCCAGCCTGCTCGACCACGGCCCGGTCGGTGGCGCGCTGAGGCGTTTTTTCATCGCTTGCCAGCGAAAACGCATAAATAAACGTGGAGGTCATTCATCGACCCCAGAAAGGAGGAAGTTCAGATGGTCATCGTCATCAAACACAACGGCTACCCGTTCAGGAACAACGAGAACGCCGTGCTGCTCGCCACGGGCATCACGCACCACATCGTCCTGTTGTTAAAGCAGTAAGCCAGTCGCCCCAGCTCATCGCTGGGGCTTCCGGGGCGGCCATCGAGCCGCCCTACCCCTCGGCCGTCAGCGGACAGTGCGCGACCTTCGGGCAGCGGCTGGCCAGCGCGCAGGCCTCGGCGAGCACAACCGGCTCGGCATCGTCTTGGCCAATCCCGCTCACCCACTCGACGCGCTGGATCAAGGGCACAGAGCGCCGCAGCTCGGCGCAGTGGTACTGGGTCTTGTTGATGGTCTGCATGGAGTCGATCTCCGGTCGTTGAACAAGCCACCATCCTTGCGTCACGACTCACCGAGCACCACAACAAGCTGCTTGCGGCGTATCTATGTATATACCTATATACCTACCAACAAGGCATTAGCCGGGCATCGACCCGGCCGGTGTTCGGCTGTTGGCTGTTTGCGGAAGCTGGCATCGCTGCAAGGGGTTGGAGGCCCGACTGGCGCGGCCCGCAGCCGCAGGCGAGGACACGGGAGGGCCGGAAAGCGAAGCGGCCCCTTGTGGCGAGGACAGATTTCGCCAGCCTCCAAGCAGGGAGCAGGTGGGGGTTGTCTTTCCCCCCGGCCTGCCCCTGCGGCCAGTCCGGCAAGTACGGACGCGGGAAGTCCAGAAACCGGCAAGGTTTCTGGTCGCCGGGACGGCGAAAGCGGCAGGCCGACCGACAGGGAGGGAAGATCGAAGCCCGCAGGGGTCGAGACTCGGCACGAGGCTCGATGCGAAGCACGAGAGCCCGGTCGATGCGCAGCAGCGAGCCGCCCGAATTTCACTGCGGCCGAACTGGACGACGCTGGCCAGCCACACCGGCACCGGACGAAAGCAGCTTGACGGCCTTCACGAAGTCGATGCCCAGCAGGTGCATCACGAGGTCGATGCCGCCACCTCCACCCTTCCCTGCGCGCACGTCAAACCACTTGAGGCCCGTCACCAGAATTTCCCAAGCGAAGCCCGAGGGCGACGACAAAAACAGCCGCACCGTCCGCTTGTCCTTCTCCGGCACGAAGTCAGGATCGCGACGCCAGAACAACTGACCATCGTCGCGCAGCTTGTCGAGCACCTGCGACAGCGGCATCTCTCGCACCCATGCGAGCGTTTCATCGTCAAAAGACCTTCGAGCCATACGCTACATCCTCCGAACTCCATTCAACCGACACGGCCGCCACTCCGAAAAGTGACGGGGGGGCCGCGCTGACGCGCGGCGGAACACCCTCCGGGCTTCGCCCTGCGCACCCCTGATGGACAACTCTGACGAGTTGCCCACGAGGGGCTTGCGGCTACTCGCGATTAATAAATCGCTGGGGCTACTCAAAACCAAAACCTCAGCTCGAATCGAGATCAGGCGGCGCACGACCGACCACAAGCCTCAACCGAGCACCCCGAACAGGCCGGTCAACCCCAGCCATGCCGGACTCGCCTGCGGCGGCCGGGGGGGCGGGCATCTGATATGCAGCAAACTTAACAACCACCGGCTGGCGAGCGGCCTCCTCCTTCGGCGCGGGGGCCTCTGGTGCGAGCCAGTCGAATTCGTCGATCAGTTGCTGGTACTTGGCCACGGTCTGGCGTGAGAGGCGCGTCAGCGCCGCGATGGCCACCTGCGTGAGCTGCTCGCCCTTCTGGCGCAGCACGCGGCAAGCGATCAGGACGCGCTCGCCGGTCTTTTTGGTGCGTTCTGAGTGGGTGCGCTCGGCCGCGAGGCGCTGGCGATCAGGCAGCGGCAGCGACTTGTCGAGGGCCATGACGCCCCGGTGGCAGCGGCCGTCGCCCGTGTACCGATCCCAAGTCCACCTAGCGATGCTGCGCACCGTGGCGCGCACCTGTGAGCTGCGCAGATCGGTGTGCGGCACCATGCGCTTGAAGTCGAAGAAACCGCGCTTGCTGCCATAGTTGTTGAGGCGCTGGGCCTCGGCCATCAGGCGGTTGAAAAATGCGTCGTAGGTGCTCTGTTCCCGCATCCCGCCGACGATGGAATAGGCAAAGTAGCGCAGCTCGTGGAACATGGTCGCGTGCCGGGCGTGATGGTGCAGCGACAGGTCTGGCACCTTGCCGAAGCGGCGTTCCCTCTTGGGCAGCTCGAAATACTCGTTCAGCTCACCCAGCGAATACTCGTGTGCGTGCAGCTCGATGGTGTGCCACCACGGATGGCCGGGCGTCTTGGTGACGCCACTGCCGTGATAGTTGGGGTCAGCACCCAGCAGCTCGACCATCCGATCACGGATGGCGCGCATGTAGTCCTGTGGGCGCGAGCGCGCAGCCTCGGTCGTGCAGACCGGCGTGATCGCGTAGAACAGGTGGAATCCGTCGCCCCGGCCTTCCCGGTTGGTGACGATGAGATTGGGAGGGGGCAGCCCGGCTGCTTCCCAGCGGAAAACATCCGCATGGTCACAGTCAAAAACGAGCCATGACACCATGCCTGGTCGGTTGACCTGCATGTAGGGCCAGCGAACCGCATAGACGGTCGGACGCTTTTTGGTCGCAGTCTTGTCGTCCGAGCAGCGCGGAATGTATGGAGCCTGTTCCATCACCCGCTTCATGGGCGACGCAGGCTCATCAAACCGCGATTTCAGTGTGTTTTCGCGGACTGCGCTTTCACGGTCGTCATCGTGTGATGCTGTTGCTGTCTGTCCCATAACCCCTTTTCACTCGTCCGTATGGACGAGCGCACGCTTGCGCGCAGGGGCTAAGACACGTACAATGGAAGCATTCTGTGTCGCTTCATTGCGAGGATACGGAGACCACCCGCCAAGATGGCCTCTGTACTTGTCTGGGCACCCTGCCCGGTTTCTCTGTCAAAGCCCGCTCGCCAAAGCGGGCTTTGTCGTTTCTGATCGTCCAGTTTCTTGCTGTCTGGTCAGCTCTCTCCTTCGTAGTCACCACGGATCACTCGTCGGCATCCACCGACGCAGGCGCGCTCTTGTAGCCGCGCACCATCGTCTTGGGCACCCAGTGCTCCGTGTTCACATCAAACTTCATGATCCCGTAGCCCTGCAAAACGCTTGCAGCGCCATCGAGACTCTGGAAGTACCGGAGGCCGCCACGGGCAGCACCCAGCACTCGCTCATTCATTCCGGCCCGCACCACAATCAGAAGGCCCTTGTCACCGGGTTCCACGCGGGCGGCGGAAACCGACCCAGCGGCGATGAGTTCCTTCAAAACCTTCGGCGCGACCACACTAGCAGTTGTCGTCAGCATCGTTTATACCCTATTCCGCGCCCAATCGCAACAATATCAGAATTCGTTGCGCTTGTCGCTGCATGGTGTTGGTGTCGTCACTTGTATGGACTATAGTCCATACTCGAAATCGTTATGTATATACATAGATAGGTATATACATACCTATCAGCGCTTGAGGAAGGCTTCCAGCGCCTCGACCACGATGTCCTTCTCGGTGACACGGCGGCCGGTCTGCTTGGAGCGCGCACTGGCTTCTTCGCGCAGCCGATCAGCCAGCTCTTCTGGGAAGTTGAAGATTTTTTGCACCCGAGCACGCCCGTAGCGCGGGCCTTCCTCGACCACGGGCGGCGTTGCTGCCGGTGCAGGCGCGGCGGGTGCCGCTGGCTTTTCAGCGCGGTCAGCCGCGCCACTCTCCAAAAACTCGTTCAGGTCTTTGCGCTGGGCAAAGCCGATGTCCGGTTTTGCCTTCATGCCATCACCTCACGGAAGAACGCTTCCATCTCGCTGATCGCGGCTTGATCGCGGCCCAGCTCCTGAACGGTCGCGCCCTCGCCGATGGCGCGACGGAAGGCCACGCGCTCGCAGACCTTGGTGGGCAGCACAGTCAGCTTCTGCTCGGCCAAGAATTCCAGCATCTCGGCCGCATCCTTGGTGCGCGGATCGACACGGGTCAGCAGCACGCGCACATCCAAGTCAGGGTTGTAGTCACGGGCTAGCTCGACGACTTCGAGCAGGTCAGTCATGGCCGCTGCGTCCAGATTGGACGCACCGACCGGGATCACGGCACGCTGGGCCAGCAGCAGCGCGGAGCGCAGGCCCACGGAATCACGGCCGCCTGCATCGACGACAACGTGCTCAAAGCCGGTGGCCAGTTGCTTGCCTTCGGCGAGGATCGCCTTGCCAGCGAGGCAGGTGGTGGTAGGCGACGGGTCGTATTGCGTCTCACGACGCCATGCGGCCCAACTCGCGGCCGAGGCCTGCGGGTCGCCGTCGATGAGCAGCGTCTTGCCCTGACGGGCCAGCATCACTGCCAGATGCACGGCGGTCGTGGTCTTGCCGACGCCGCCCTTGGTGTTCACACAAGCGAAGATCATGGGTGCTCCTATCTATGTATATACCTACCGATTACAGCAGCATAGCTGCTCGCCATCGCCCGCGAAGGTCTGCCCTTCATCCGGCTAGTAGGTATGTATATACCTACCGACCACAAGCGAATAGTAGCAGACTTTTGCGCCATCGCGTATAGTTTTAGTTGTACGCAACAACAAGCAGAAGAGAACGCACCCATGCAGTTCAAGATCATCCGGCACCGCGACAAGGACGGCACTTACCGAGAGGGGCACAGAGTCCAGTGCCTGCGCCGGGTGCGCGAAGTAACGCCGGATTTTCCCGAGGGGAAGAACGTGCAGCGCGTGGTGGCGAAGTTCGACCGGGAAGCGCGCGAGCTGCCTGCCGATGCGCTGGCCATCCTCACCCCGGCCGAAGTCGAAGAGTGGCGGGAGTGGCGTGTCCGTCAAGACGAAGAGGAATTGAAGGCAGCGGCGCAGTTCGAGCTGGACACGCTGGCCGAAAGCACGCGGGTGGCTCGGGTTGGGCTGGCCAAGGGCTACGCCACCACCACCACCGAAAACGTCGCCGCCATCCGCAAGGAAATCCGGGCGCTGATACGGGTTGCCAGCGAGCTGGGCCTGATGCCGGAGCCGGTGAGAGGGCGGCCGGTCATCGAAGAGGAAAGCGAGATCACCTTGCTCCCGAACTTCGCACCACCCGGCACGCCCGCCTATGAGTCCTACCAACGGCTGCTCGACGAGCACGAGAGAAAGAAAGCACAGACCAACGACGGAGGCTGACATGCGCTATTGGACATTCGACCCCAACACCTGCCGCTTCGAGCGCGCGAGCAAGCAAGCCGCTTTGCACGCCGCCGACGTGGCCGTGGTCAACGACGACACCGACGTGCAGGTCATCAGCGATCACCAGCCGCCCAAGCGCTGGCCCAGCGGTGAGCCGCTGGTGGTGGCGGGCGTCGAGTTCGAGCGCGAGTTGTTCGAGT
This DNA window, taken from Brachymonas denitrificans, encodes the following:
- a CDS encoding replication initiation protein, whose protein sequence is MEQAPYIPRCSDDKTATKKRPTVYAVRWPYMQVNRPGMVSWLVFDCDHADVFRWEAAGLPPPNLIVTNREGRGDGFHLFYAITPVCTTEAARSRPQDYMRAIRDRMVELLGADPNYHGSGVTKTPGHPWWHTIELHAHEYSLGELNEYFELPKRERRFGKVPDLSLHHHARHATMFHELRYFAYSIVGGMREQSTYDAFFNRLMAEAQRLNNYGSKRGFFDFKRMVPHTDLRSSQVRATVRSIARWTWDRYTGDGRCHRGVMALDKSLPLPDRQRLAAERTHSERTKKTGERVLIACRVLRQKGEQLTQVAIAALTRLSRQTVAKYQQLIDEFDWLAPEAPAPKEEAARQPVVVKFAAYQMPAPPAAAGESGMAGVDRPVRGARLRLVVGRAPPDLDSS
- a CDS encoding DNA-binding protein — translated: MRPAEFPAEAIIEAGQALQAAGRNVTGFALRQKVGGGNPTRLKQVWDDHLAKVQPVVELPVEIADALAQVTKSLTEQLATLGAGLYARVDEDAQRKIAVAQRAAAIEVDAATDEADSFKAERDDALAEVEALKAKLAESQAQAQTQAVELAQLRERLSASGTELTHAREELSQARDQAAEAREEAARLRGQVEAIEGQRAELVKVLAERPGEMGAGKGTK
- a CDS encoding ParA family protein; its protein translation is MIFACVNTKGGVGKTTTAVHLAVMLARQGKTLLIDGDPQASAASWAAWRRETQYDPSPTTTCLAGKAILAEGKQLATGFEHVVVDAGGRDSVGLRSALLLAQRAVIPVGASNLDAAAMTDLLEVVELARDYNPDLDVRVLLTRVDPRTKDAAEMLEFLAEQKLTVLPTKVCERVAFRRAIGEGATVQELGRDQAAISEMEAFFREVMA
- the parC gene encoding ParC family partition-associated protein encodes the protein MLTTTASVVAPKVLKELIAAGSVSAARVEPGDKGLLIVVRAGMNERVLGAARGGLRYFQSLDGAASVLQGYGIMKFDVNTEHWVPKTMVRGYKSAPASVDADE